From one Gadus morhua chromosome 8, gadMor3.0, whole genome shotgun sequence genomic stretch:
- the tox4a gene encoding epidermal Langerhans cell protein LCP1-like isoform X4, translating to MDLNFYSDLSGSCGQNVDTEFLDTQAYGEYSENKFPGSSDNYLTITGSGHPFLSAETFHTPSLGDEVFEIPPISLDPDSALNVGDVVSHFGELSDGSDGVVGQVGSRSLVSNLVVGANDPSFASTFVNSGSQGIEHLNLGVMSQSGAGALLSSSALVRNELGNSNGSHFSSSSPMTIDVQLGDIGHGLLGSSQLSTINQSELGLGLSAGNILLQTNSPDQPLSATASPAGSLQDDDMDDFRSVLVDSPMSLSSASSSGPSHMPPRPTLLASAPIRRGGGKPATLASVTALAAAAAAGKRGRKKKDPNEPQKPVSAYALFFRDTQAAIKGQNPNASFGEVSKIVASMWDSLAEEQKQVYKRKTEMAKKEYLHAMAAYRANQMSQPSSEVMETSPSPPPPAPPPAPPVVAMVPAARLAPSGPLEENTITNICASNIILDVPEVTTRSRTGANKPTLPPLGSVTMTTSSLVPPGVTKIIISRQMLPAGGQVVTVLPSGVRTLQPVATYSAAARLPPPLQQMQQMQHGPPRLQQMAPAPPPLQMASKPREAGVASAMSAAGAAVPPPPLQIKIVPASVQGGKGGPIIVTTAAAAVLSASALSTAVSGPSLALQVVNSAHLDGHADEEVVAEVFSSEETDMEVGDALEGHSMCVRAGCTNPAVDSTDWDREYCSNECVADHCRDIFMAWCSIRSHNMGTVK from the exons ATGGATCTGAATTTTTACTCTGATCTGTCGGGTAGCTGTGGGCAGAATGTCGACACGGAGTTCTTAGACACTCAGGCATATGGGGAATACTCAGAGAATAAG TTTCCAGGCAGCAGTGACAATTACCTGACCATCACCGGATCAGGGCACCCTTTTCTGTCTGCAGAG ACATTTCATACCCCAAGCCTAGGCGATGAGGTATTCGAGATCCCTCCGATTTCCTTGGACCCGGATTCAGCCCTCAACGTCGGCGATGTAGTGTCCCACTTTGGGGAGCTTTCAGATGGCTCGGACGGTGTGGTTGGACAGGTTGGCTCCAGAAGCCTTGTTAGCAACCTGGTGGTCGGAGCCAACGATCCGTCGTTCGCCTCCACCTTCGTCAACAGCGGCTCCCAGGGCATCGAACATCTGAACCTGGGGGTGATGAGCCAGAGCGGAGCTGGAGCTCTGCTTAGCTCTTCGGCTCTGGTGAGAAAT GAACTGGGGAATTCGAACGGATCCCACTTCAGCAGCTCCTCGCCCATGACCATCGACGTGCAGCTCGGGGACATCGGCCACGGCCTCCTGGGCAGCAGCCAGCTGTCCACCATCAACCAGTCTGAGCTGGGGCTGGGCCTCAGTGCGGGCAACATCCTGCTGCAGACCAACTCTCCTGATCAGCCGCTGTCAGCCACCGCGTCCCCCGCCGGCTCCCTGCAGGACGACGACATGGACGACTTCCGG AGTGTCCTGGTCGACTCCCCCAtgtccctctcctctgcctcctcctctggtccctCCCAtatgcccccccgccccaccctgcTGGCCTCGGCCCCCAtccggagaggggggggcaagCCGGCCACACTGGCCTCGGTGACGGCCCtggcggcggctgctgcggcCGGCAAGAGGGGCCGGAAGAAGAAGGACCCCAACGAGCCCCAGAAGCCTGTGTCGGCGTACGCGCTCTTCTTCAGGGACACGCAGGCCGCCATCAAGGGCCAGAACCCCAACGCCTCGTTCGGAGAGGTGTCCAAGATCGTGGCCTCCATGTGGGACAGCCTGGCCGAGGAGCAGAAGCAG GtgtataaaagaaaaacagaaatggCTAAGAAGGAGTATCTCCATGCGATGGCAGCATACAGAGCCAACCAGATGTCCCAG CCCTCCAGCGAGGTGATGGagaccagcccctcccccccgccccctgctcccccccccgctccccccgtGGTCGCCATGGTGCCGGCCGCCCGCCTGGCCCCCAGCGGGCCCCTGGAGGAGaacaccatcaccaacatcTGCGCCTCCAACATCATCCTGGACGTGCCCGAGGTCACCACGCGCTCCCGCACCGGCGCCAACAAGCCCACGCTGCCGCCGCTGGGCAGCGTCACCATGACGACCTCCTCCTTGGTGCCCCCCGGCGTCACCAAGATCATCATCTCGCGGCAGATGCTGCCGGCGGGCGGGCAGGTGGTGACGGTGCTGCCCAGCGGCGTGCGCACGCTGCAGCCCGTGGCCACGTACAGCGCCGCCGCCcgcctgccgccgccgctgcagCAGATGCAGCAGATGCAGCACGGCCCGCCGCGCCTCCAGCAGATGGCGCCGGCACCGCCGCCGCTGCAGATGGCGTCCAAGCCCCGCGAGGCCGGTGTGGCCTCGGCCATGTCGGCCGCCGGCGCCGCCGTGCCCCCGCCCCCGCTGCAGATCAAGATCGTCCCCGCCTCCGTCCAGGGCGGGAAGGGCGGGCCCATCATCGTcaccacggcggcggcggcggtcctGTCGGCCAGCGCCCTGTCCACCGCCGTGTCCGGGCCCAGCCTGGCGCTGCAGGTGGTCAACTCGGCCCACCTGGACGGCCACGCGGACGAGGAGGTGGTGGCCGAGGTGTTCTCGTCGGAGGAG ACGGACATGGAGGTGGGGGACGCCCTGGAGGGCCACAGCATGTGCGTCCGGGCGGGCTGCACCAACCCTGCGGTGGACAGCACCGACTGGGACCGGGAGTACTGCAGCAATGAGTGCGTCGCCGACCACTGCAG GGATATCTTCATGGCTTGGTGCTCCATCCGCAGTCACAACATGGGCACGGTGAAATAA
- the tox4a gene encoding epidermal Langerhans cell protein LCP1-like isoform X1, translating into MDLNFYSDLSGSCGQNVDTEFLDTQAYGEYSENKFPGSSDNYLTITGSGHPFLSAEQTFHTPSLGDEVFEIPPISLDPDSALNVGDVVSHFGELSDGSDGVVGQVGSRSLVSNLVVGANDPSFASTFVNSGSQGIEHLNLGVMSQSGAGALLSSSALTTLLQELGNSNGSHFSSSSPMTIDVQLGDIGHGLLGSSQLSTINQSELGLGLSAGNILLQTNSPDQPLSATASPAGSLQDDDMDDFRSVLVDSPMSLSSASSSGPSHMPPRPTLLASAPIRRGGGKPATLASVTALAAAAAAGKRGRKKKDPNEPQKPVSAYALFFRDTQAAIKGQNPNASFGEVSKIVASMWDSLAEEQKQVYKRKTEMAKKEYLHAMAAYRANQMSQPSSEVMETSPSPPPPAPPPAPPVVAMVPAARLAPSGPLEENTITNICASNIILDVPEVTTRSRTGANKPTLPPLGSVTMTTSSLVPPGVTKIIISRQMLPAGGQVVTVLPSGVRTLQPVATYSAAARLPPPLQQMQQMQHGPPRLQQMAPAPPPLQMASKPREAGVASAMSAAGAAVPPPPLQIKIVPASVQGGKGGPIIVTTAAAAVLSASALSTAVSGPSLALQVVNSAHLDGHADEEVVAEVFSSEETDMEVGDALEGHSMCVRAGCTNPAVDSTDWDREYCSNECVADHCRDIFMAWCSIRSHNMGTVK; encoded by the exons ATGGATCTGAATTTTTACTCTGATCTGTCGGGTAGCTGTGGGCAGAATGTCGACACGGAGTTCTTAGACACTCAGGCATATGGGGAATACTCAGAGAATAAG TTTCCAGGCAGCAGTGACAATTACCTGACCATCACCGGATCAGGGCACCCTTTTCTGTCTGCAGAG CAGACATTTCATACCCCAAGCCTAGGCGATGAGGTATTCGAGATCCCTCCGATTTCCTTGGACCCGGATTCAGCCCTCAACGTCGGCGATGTAGTGTCCCACTTTGGGGAGCTTTCAGATGGCTCGGACGGTGTGGTTGGACAGGTTGGCTCCAGAAGCCTTGTTAGCAACCTGGTGGTCGGAGCCAACGATCCGTCGTTCGCCTCCACCTTCGTCAACAGCGGCTCCCAGGGCATCGAACATCTGAACCTGGGGGTGATGAGCCAGAGCGGAGCTGGAGCTCTGCTTAGCTCTTCGGCTCTG ACCACTCTTCTACAGGAACTGGGGAATTCGAACGGATCCCACTTCAGCAGCTCCTCGCCCATGACCATCGACGTGCAGCTCGGGGACATCGGCCACGGCCTCCTGGGCAGCAGCCAGCTGTCCACCATCAACCAGTCTGAGCTGGGGCTGGGCCTCAGTGCGGGCAACATCCTGCTGCAGACCAACTCTCCTGATCAGCCGCTGTCAGCCACCGCGTCCCCCGCCGGCTCCCTGCAGGACGACGACATGGACGACTTCCGG AGTGTCCTGGTCGACTCCCCCAtgtccctctcctctgcctcctcctctggtccctCCCAtatgcccccccgccccaccctgcTGGCCTCGGCCCCCAtccggagaggggggggcaagCCGGCCACACTGGCCTCGGTGACGGCCCtggcggcggctgctgcggcCGGCAAGAGGGGCCGGAAGAAGAAGGACCCCAACGAGCCCCAGAAGCCTGTGTCGGCGTACGCGCTCTTCTTCAGGGACACGCAGGCCGCCATCAAGGGCCAGAACCCCAACGCCTCGTTCGGAGAGGTGTCCAAGATCGTGGCCTCCATGTGGGACAGCCTGGCCGAGGAGCAGAAGCAG GtgtataaaagaaaaacagaaatggCTAAGAAGGAGTATCTCCATGCGATGGCAGCATACAGAGCCAACCAGATGTCCCAG CCCTCCAGCGAGGTGATGGagaccagcccctcccccccgccccctgctcccccccccgctccccccgtGGTCGCCATGGTGCCGGCCGCCCGCCTGGCCCCCAGCGGGCCCCTGGAGGAGaacaccatcaccaacatcTGCGCCTCCAACATCATCCTGGACGTGCCCGAGGTCACCACGCGCTCCCGCACCGGCGCCAACAAGCCCACGCTGCCGCCGCTGGGCAGCGTCACCATGACGACCTCCTCCTTGGTGCCCCCCGGCGTCACCAAGATCATCATCTCGCGGCAGATGCTGCCGGCGGGCGGGCAGGTGGTGACGGTGCTGCCCAGCGGCGTGCGCACGCTGCAGCCCGTGGCCACGTACAGCGCCGCCGCCcgcctgccgccgccgctgcagCAGATGCAGCAGATGCAGCACGGCCCGCCGCGCCTCCAGCAGATGGCGCCGGCACCGCCGCCGCTGCAGATGGCGTCCAAGCCCCGCGAGGCCGGTGTGGCCTCGGCCATGTCGGCCGCCGGCGCCGCCGTGCCCCCGCCCCCGCTGCAGATCAAGATCGTCCCCGCCTCCGTCCAGGGCGGGAAGGGCGGGCCCATCATCGTcaccacggcggcggcggcggtcctGTCGGCCAGCGCCCTGTCCACCGCCGTGTCCGGGCCCAGCCTGGCGCTGCAGGTGGTCAACTCGGCCCACCTGGACGGCCACGCGGACGAGGAGGTGGTGGCCGAGGTGTTCTCGTCGGAGGAG ACGGACATGGAGGTGGGGGACGCCCTGGAGGGCCACAGCATGTGCGTCCGGGCGGGCTGCACCAACCCTGCGGTGGACAGCACCGACTGGGACCGGGAGTACTGCAGCAATGAGTGCGTCGCCGACCACTGCAG GGATATCTTCATGGCTTGGTGCTCCATCCGCAGTCACAACATGGGCACGGTGAAATAA
- the tox4a gene encoding epidermal Langerhans cell protein LCP1-like isoform X3, giving the protein MDLNFYSDLSGSCGQNVDTEFLDTQAYGEYSENKFPGSSDNYLTITGSGHPFLSAEQTFHTPSLGDEVFEIPPISLDPDSALNVGDVVSHFGELSDGSDGVVGQVGSRSLVSNLVVGANDPSFASTFVNSGSQGIEHLNLGVMSQSGAGALLSSSALVRNELGNSNGSHFSSSSPMTIDVQLGDIGHGLLGSSQLSTINQSELGLGLSAGNILLQTNSPDQPLSATASPAGSLQDDDMDDFRSVLVDSPMSLSSASSSGPSHMPPRPTLLASAPIRRGGGKPATLASVTALAAAAAAGKRGRKKKDPNEPQKPVSAYALFFRDTQAAIKGQNPNASFGEVSKIVASMWDSLAEEQKQVYKRKTEMAKKEYLHAMAAYRANQMSQPSSEVMETSPSPPPPAPPPAPPVVAMVPAARLAPSGPLEENTITNICASNIILDVPEVTTRSRTGANKPTLPPLGSVTMTTSSLVPPGVTKIIISRQMLPAGGQVVTVLPSGVRTLQPVATYSAAARLPPPLQQMQQMQHGPPRLQQMAPAPPPLQMASKPREAGVASAMSAAGAAVPPPPLQIKIVPASVQGGKGGPIIVTTAAAAVLSASALSTAVSGPSLALQVVNSAHLDGHADEEVVAEVFSSEETDMEVGDALEGHSMCVRAGCTNPAVDSTDWDREYCSNECVADHCRDIFMAWCSIRSHNMGTVK; this is encoded by the exons ATGGATCTGAATTTTTACTCTGATCTGTCGGGTAGCTGTGGGCAGAATGTCGACACGGAGTTCTTAGACACTCAGGCATATGGGGAATACTCAGAGAATAAG TTTCCAGGCAGCAGTGACAATTACCTGACCATCACCGGATCAGGGCACCCTTTTCTGTCTGCAGAG CAGACATTTCATACCCCAAGCCTAGGCGATGAGGTATTCGAGATCCCTCCGATTTCCTTGGACCCGGATTCAGCCCTCAACGTCGGCGATGTAGTGTCCCACTTTGGGGAGCTTTCAGATGGCTCGGACGGTGTGGTTGGACAGGTTGGCTCCAGAAGCCTTGTTAGCAACCTGGTGGTCGGAGCCAACGATCCGTCGTTCGCCTCCACCTTCGTCAACAGCGGCTCCCAGGGCATCGAACATCTGAACCTGGGGGTGATGAGCCAGAGCGGAGCTGGAGCTCTGCTTAGCTCTTCGGCTCTGGTGAGAAAT GAACTGGGGAATTCGAACGGATCCCACTTCAGCAGCTCCTCGCCCATGACCATCGACGTGCAGCTCGGGGACATCGGCCACGGCCTCCTGGGCAGCAGCCAGCTGTCCACCATCAACCAGTCTGAGCTGGGGCTGGGCCTCAGTGCGGGCAACATCCTGCTGCAGACCAACTCTCCTGATCAGCCGCTGTCAGCCACCGCGTCCCCCGCCGGCTCCCTGCAGGACGACGACATGGACGACTTCCGG AGTGTCCTGGTCGACTCCCCCAtgtccctctcctctgcctcctcctctggtccctCCCAtatgcccccccgccccaccctgcTGGCCTCGGCCCCCAtccggagaggggggggcaagCCGGCCACACTGGCCTCGGTGACGGCCCtggcggcggctgctgcggcCGGCAAGAGGGGCCGGAAGAAGAAGGACCCCAACGAGCCCCAGAAGCCTGTGTCGGCGTACGCGCTCTTCTTCAGGGACACGCAGGCCGCCATCAAGGGCCAGAACCCCAACGCCTCGTTCGGAGAGGTGTCCAAGATCGTGGCCTCCATGTGGGACAGCCTGGCCGAGGAGCAGAAGCAG GtgtataaaagaaaaacagaaatggCTAAGAAGGAGTATCTCCATGCGATGGCAGCATACAGAGCCAACCAGATGTCCCAG CCCTCCAGCGAGGTGATGGagaccagcccctcccccccgccccctgctcccccccccgctccccccgtGGTCGCCATGGTGCCGGCCGCCCGCCTGGCCCCCAGCGGGCCCCTGGAGGAGaacaccatcaccaacatcTGCGCCTCCAACATCATCCTGGACGTGCCCGAGGTCACCACGCGCTCCCGCACCGGCGCCAACAAGCCCACGCTGCCGCCGCTGGGCAGCGTCACCATGACGACCTCCTCCTTGGTGCCCCCCGGCGTCACCAAGATCATCATCTCGCGGCAGATGCTGCCGGCGGGCGGGCAGGTGGTGACGGTGCTGCCCAGCGGCGTGCGCACGCTGCAGCCCGTGGCCACGTACAGCGCCGCCGCCcgcctgccgccgccgctgcagCAGATGCAGCAGATGCAGCACGGCCCGCCGCGCCTCCAGCAGATGGCGCCGGCACCGCCGCCGCTGCAGATGGCGTCCAAGCCCCGCGAGGCCGGTGTGGCCTCGGCCATGTCGGCCGCCGGCGCCGCCGTGCCCCCGCCCCCGCTGCAGATCAAGATCGTCCCCGCCTCCGTCCAGGGCGGGAAGGGCGGGCCCATCATCGTcaccacggcggcggcggcggtcctGTCGGCCAGCGCCCTGTCCACCGCCGTGTCCGGGCCCAGCCTGGCGCTGCAGGTGGTCAACTCGGCCCACCTGGACGGCCACGCGGACGAGGAGGTGGTGGCCGAGGTGTTCTCGTCGGAGGAG ACGGACATGGAGGTGGGGGACGCCCTGGAGGGCCACAGCATGTGCGTCCGGGCGGGCTGCACCAACCCTGCGGTGGACAGCACCGACTGGGACCGGGAGTACTGCAGCAATGAGTGCGTCGCCGACCACTGCAG GGATATCTTCATGGCTTGGTGCTCCATCCGCAGTCACAACATGGGCACGGTGAAATAA